Proteins encoded together in one bacterium window:
- a CDS encoding topoisomerase DNA-binding C4 zinc finger domain-containing protein: MQTDWRDRYPYLEYIRHVDVRTLIEANRVCDTGADSSGAVPENCILCDRPASPDNAVRLNHGKWVCGTCFVELQRTRYPEKYQRLYEEHLIAAEAWKRAAGDLAKELAATYSTAGLRARVVTTRVWCWIVIVLGVITSFGAPIVGLPLALISGIVLAVSTSSLNGEIARRKGEAVKAKEQWLAKNPPPSESELRDFHDPQAELTDRDRRLQDIFDYWPGYPPYWQYVRRIVLARDERCQITGCPSRTEIHVHHRVPLAKGGSHRPENLVALCAFHHGLQPDVGHERVWAEITTRYFTVVCAHLRAGVPVRAHVRRLGLVTQQELLEILRFHGVCCPDCGSELLGLSVDYYSNKVSVTCSECGLQKMLPQKLTEETGPQLCEEWTPKQNIMSASVDWELMNGKRRRVGVRKGSRRNQTRARSRSPKCPLCGSLLTVRDGRYGKFWGCTSFPRCRYTRDHESNPRHRSRVSPN; the protein is encoded by the coding sequence ATGCAGACCGATTGGCGGGACAGATACCCGTACCTTGAATACATCAGGCACGTCGATGTCCGAACGCTCATCGAAGCTAACCGAGTCTGTGATACCGGCGCTGATTCCAGCGGCGCAGTCCCCGAGAACTGCATCTTATGCGACAGACCTGCGTCGCCAGACAATGCTGTGAGACTCAACCACGGCAAGTGGGTGTGTGGAACTTGCTTCGTGGAACTGCAGCGCACGCGATATCCAGAGAAGTACCAAAGGCTCTACGAGGAGCATCTCATCGCCGCCGAGGCGTGGAAACGGGCTGCAGGCGACCTAGCGAAGGAGCTCGCTGCGACCTATTCTACTGCTGGCCTTCGCGCGAGAGTCGTGACGACACGGGTCTGGTGTTGGATTGTCATCGTGCTGGGTGTCATCACGAGCTTCGGTGCGCCGATCGTGGGTCTGCCCTTGGCCCTGATCTCCGGAATCGTACTGGCAGTATCGACCTCCTCGCTGAATGGGGAGATTGCACGCCGTAAGGGCGAGGCTGTAAAGGCCAAGGAGCAGTGGCTTGCCAAGAATCCTCCTCCATCCGAGTCGGAACTGAGGGACTTCCATGATCCGCAGGCTGAGCTTACAGATCGCGACAGGAGATTGCAGGACATCTTCGACTACTGGCCAGGCTATCCACCCTACTGGCAGTACGTGCGACGGATTGTCCTGGCACGAGACGAACGCTGTCAGATAACCGGCTGTCCAAGCCGAACTGAGATTCACGTACATCATCGAGTCCCTCTGGCGAAAGGCGGTTCCCACAGACCTGAGAATCTGGTTGCCCTCTGTGCTTTCCATCACGGGCTTCAGCCTGATGTCGGTCATGAGAGAGTCTGGGCCGAGATCACCACTAGGTACTTCACAGTCGTGTGCGCCCATCTCCGGGCCGGAGTGCCAGTGCGGGCTCACGTGCGGAGGCTTGGTTTGGTCACCCAGCAGGAGCTACTTGAGATACTGCGCTTCCACGGTGTCTGTTGTCCCGACTGTGGCTCTGAGTTACTTGGCCTCTCCGTGGACTACTACTCGAACAAGGTCTCGGTAACCTGCAGTGAGTGTGGTCTTCAGAAGATGCTTCCTCAGAAGCTGACTGAAGAAACAGGGCCGCAGTTGTGCGAAGAGTGGACCCCGAAGCAGAACATCATGAGTGCAAGCGTGGACTGGGAGCTGATGAACGGCAAGCGCCGCCGTGTGGGAGTTCGCAAAGGGAGCAGGCGCAATCAGACTCGCGCGAGATCGCGTTCGCCTAAGTGCCCGCTATGCGGGAGTCTCCTCACGGTCCGCGATGGACGCTACGGCAAGTTTTGGGGGTGCACGTCGTTCCCCAGGTGCAGATACACAAGGGATCACGAGAGCAACCCGAGGCATCGCAGCCGCGTGAGCCCTAACTAG
- the tsaE gene encoding tRNA (adenosine(37)-N6)-threonylcarbamoyltransferase complex ATPase subunit type 1 TsaE: MRTEITAGPEETARLGEDLARRLGPGSVVALTGELGAGKTCLASGIARGLGVRERYLPSPTFVLAREYAGRLPLYHLDFYRLGKGADFRGLGLDEYLFGEGVTVIEWADRAPELIPPGAVAVELEYLDGCRRRIKIHESPRD, encoded by the coding sequence ATGAGAACCGAAATCACCGCCGGCCCGGAAGAGACGGCCCGGCTGGGGGAGGATCTGGCCCGGAGGCTGGGCCCGGGGAGCGTCGTGGCCCTGACCGGAGAGCTGGGCGCCGGGAAGACCTGCCTCGCCTCCGGAATCGCCCGCGGGCTGGGGGTCCGGGAACGTTACCTCCCATCGCCGACCTTCGTTCTCGCCCGCGAATATGCCGGACGTCTGCCCCTGTACCACCTGGATTTTTACCGCCTGGGGAAGGGGGCGGATTTCCGGGGGCTGGGGCTGGACGAATATCTTTTCGGGGAAGGGGTGACGGTGATCGAATGGGCCGATCGGGCCCCGGAACTGATCCCCCCGGGCGCGGTCGCCGTGGAACTGGAGTATCTGGACGGATGCCGGCGGCGGATAAAGATTCATGAAAGCCCTCGGGATTGA
- a CDS encoding antitoxin: MKLTKEEKDILESVERGEWKQIPDFKKEAVRYREAARATLRKDKRVNIRMTERDLVHFRKAAVHEGLPYQTLISSVLHKYINGRLVEKTS; the protein is encoded by the coding sequence ATGAAACTGACAAAGGAAGAAAAAGACATTCTTGAGTCCGTCGAACGCGGGGAATGGAAGCAGATACCGGATTTCAAGAAGGAGGCGGTTCGCTACCGCGAGGCCGCTCGTGCCACCTTGCGGAAGGACAAGCGGGTGAACATCCGGATGACCGAACGCGACTTGGTGCACTTCCGAAAGGCGGCGGTGCACGAGGGCCTGCCGTATCAAACCCTTATCTCCAGCGTCCTGCACAAGTACATCAACGGACGCCTCGTGGAAAAGACAAGCTGA
- a CDS encoding thiamine-phosphate kinase, producing MHDRPTRKSEKQPETAAGIGEFGLIDLFSTIVPPGEGTVAGIGDDAAVLTREGGEAGYLLLATDCVCEGVHFLREQGAERIGRKALAVNLSDIAAMGGVPRWAAVGLGIPPDLPVEFAVGLYRGMSALARTHGVGIVGGDTYSSREGVCLGVTVLGEVEPDHLARRSGAAPGQAICVTGTLGNAAAGKHLDFTPRLLEARFLTGAFPVGAMIDISDGLGADLEKLCRASGTGAAVRLESLPVEGGDGTDEAAAAAAAGSGEEFELLFSLPPERVPELLEVFPRRTGCPVTVVGEILPEEDGLCFTFQGRPRSRTPRGYDHFRRGEPR from the coding sequence ATGCACGATCGCCCGACAAGAAAATCGGAAAAACAGCCGGAAACTGCCGCCGGAATCGGCGAATTCGGCCTGATCGATCTGTTCTCCACGATCGTTCCTCCCGGCGAGGGAACGGTCGCGGGCATCGGCGACGACGCCGCCGTGCTGACCCGGGAGGGAGGCGAAGCCGGCTACCTTCTCCTGGCCACCGACTGCGTCTGCGAGGGCGTGCATTTCCTGCGGGAACAGGGGGCGGAACGGATCGGCCGCAAGGCCCTGGCCGTCAATCTTTCCGATATCGCCGCCATGGGCGGAGTCCCGCGCTGGGCCGCGGTGGGGTTGGGGATTCCCCCGGACCTGCCCGTGGAATTCGCGGTCGGGCTGTACCGGGGAATGAGCGCCCTGGCCCGGACGCACGGGGTGGGGATCGTCGGGGGGGACACCTACTCCTCGCGCGAGGGCGTCTGCCTGGGAGTCACGGTCCTGGGCGAAGTGGAACCCGATCACCTGGCCCGGCGCTCCGGGGCCGCTCCCGGTCAGGCTATCTGCGTGACCGGGACCTTGGGGAACGCCGCCGCGGGGAAGCACCTCGATTTCACCCCGCGCCTGCTCGAAGCCCGGTTCCTTACCGGCGCATTCCCGGTGGGAGCCATGATCGATATCAGCGACGGGCTGGGCGCCGACCTGGAAAAACTCTGCCGGGCGTCGGGTACGGGGGCGGCGGTCCGGTTGGAGTCCCTGCCGGTGGAGGGGGGCGACGGGACCGACGAGGCAGCGGCCGCGGCGGCAGCCGGCAGCGGGGAGGAGTTCGAGCTTCTTTTTTCCCTGCCGCCCGAACGGGTGCCGGAGCTGCTGGAGGTTTTCCCCCGCCGGACGGGGTGCCCCGTGACCGTCGTCGGGGAGATCCTGCCGGAAGAGGACGGCCTTTGTTTCACGTTTCAGGGGAGGCCCCGGAGCCGGACTCCGCGGGGGTACGATCATTTCCGGCGGGGGGAGCCGCGATGA
- a CDS encoding TMEM43 family protein, with amino-acid sequence MADQFTEVTRTGYGSNIVASFKGMAFGVLLFLASFVVLWISEGRTNWGSVARESVPTDAGSPPSAGEGTFISISGPLTTEALTGDPEFLRPGPYVSLQRVVEMYAWKEESQSRTEKKIGGGSETTTTYTYSREWTENPADSSDFKHPEGHFNPAPAVESRSFLAPSAKIGAYDIVPGEIVLPGGSSLSLGDELLVPRPETAAVAWTVSEESATPPVSPSPAAVPSPSPALSGQGPRFDGRYVYLGTGSGSAPRVGDLRVSFLALPSGTGVTAFGAVRGTGIGPWYRNGEERFFRALAGDRVQALSQLTTEYRVTTWILRAVGFLCMWIGLCMVVAPISAILDVLPFLGGLTRGVLSLVLLLVSLVLSFLVVIVAKIFHNPVALVVLLLAAGAGAVILIRRARRRAAPAPAPGG; translated from the coding sequence ATGGCCGATCAGTTCACCGAGGTCACGCGCACCGGTTACGGGAGCAACATCGTCGCCTCATTCAAGGGGATGGCGTTCGGGGTGCTGCTCTTTCTCGCCTCTTTCGTCGTCCTCTGGATCAGCGAGGGAAGGACCAACTGGGGAAGCGTCGCCCGGGAGAGCGTCCCCACCGATGCCGGGTCTCCTCCCTCCGCCGGCGAAGGAACGTTTATCTCCATCAGCGGGCCCCTCACTACCGAGGCCCTGACCGGCGACCCCGAATTTCTCCGCCCCGGGCCGTATGTTTCCCTGCAGCGGGTGGTGGAGATGTACGCCTGGAAAGAGGAAAGCCAAAGTCGGACCGAAAAGAAGATCGGCGGCGGCAGCGAGACCACCACCACCTACACCTACTCCAGGGAATGGACCGAGAACCCGGCCGATTCCTCCGATTTCAAGCATCCGGAAGGGCACTTCAACCCCGCGCCCGCGGTCGAATCCCGTTCTTTTCTCGCCCCCTCGGCCAAGATCGGAGCCTACGACATCGTTCCCGGCGAGATCGTTCTCCCCGGCGGGTCTTCCCTCTCCCTCGGTGACGAGCTCCTTGTTCCCCGTCCCGAAACCGCCGCGGTGGCCTGGACCGTCTCGGAAGAGTCGGCGACGCCCCCGGTTTCGCCGTCGCCGGCGGCCGTTCCTTCCCCCTCCCCCGCGCTTTCCGGGCAGGGCCCCCGTTTCGACGGCCGATACGTCTACCTTGGAACCGGCTCCGGGAGCGCGCCCCGGGTGGGAGACCTGCGCGTCAGCTTTCTCGCCCTCCCCTCCGGCACCGGCGTCACCGCCTTCGGGGCGGTCCGGGGCACGGGGATCGGTCCCTGGTACCGGAACGGCGAAGAACGGTTCTTCCGGGCCCTGGCCGGAGATCGGGTCCAGGCCCTCTCCCAACTCACCACCGAGTACCGGGTCACCACCTGGATCCTGCGCGCGGTCGGCTTCCTCTGCATGTGGATCGGGCTCTGCATGGTGGTGGCGCCCATCTCCGCCATCCTCGACGTCCTCCCCTTCCTGGGCGGGCTGACCCGGGGGGTACTCAGCCTGGTCCTGCTGCTGGTCTCCCTGGTCCTTTCCTTCCTGGTGGTCATCGTCGCCAAGATTTTCCACAACCCCGTCGCCTTGGTCGTGCTGCTGCTGGCCGCCGGGGCAGGCGCGGTCATCCTCATCCGCCGTGCCCGACGCCGCGCCGCTCCCGCGCCCGCCCCGGGAGGATGA
- a CDS encoding putative toxin-antitoxin system toxin component, PIN family: MRIFLDTNVLASALATRGLCADILRQVIASHTIVVSEPLLIELRRVLTKKFKVPASLSKDITDFFSPDVIEWDASEVLDVSIKDRDDVVILSSAYHGGAELFVTGDKEILGLSQIKGMKIVSPREFWNTKRREKKA, translated from the coding sequence GTGAGGATATTTCTCGATACCAACGTCCTGGCAAGTGCGTTAGCAACTCGTGGACTTTGCGCTGATATCCTGCGTCAGGTTATCGCGTCACACACGATCGTCGTATCCGAACCCCTCCTGATCGAGCTTCGGCGCGTATTGACGAAGAAATTTAAGGTCCCAGCCTCCTTGTCGAAAGACATAACGGATTTTTTTAGCCCGGACGTGATCGAATGGGATGCGTCTGAGGTGCTTGACGTTTCCATAAAGGATCGCGATGACGTCGTTATTCTCAGCTCGGCGTATCACGGCGGCGCCGAGTTATTCGTAACAGGCGATAAAGAAATACTTGGCCTATCGCAGATCAAGGGCATGAAGATCGTTTCACCTCGAGAATTCTGGAATACGAAACGTCGAGAGAAGAAGGCCTAA
- a CDS encoding BrnT family toxin, with the protein MPLFDWDDEKNEWLKQERGVTFEDIVYHLTHGGLLDTIEHPNQKQYPGQRIFIVNVEGYVCVVPFVEDDEVIFMKTIVPSRKMTKLYLGGAAS; encoded by the coding sequence ATGCCACTGTTTGACTGGGATGATGAGAAGAACGAATGGCTGAAGCAGGAACGTGGCGTCACGTTCGAAGACATCGTCTATCACCTGACGCATGGCGGGTTGCTCGATACGATCGAGCATCCCAACCAGAAGCAGTACCCCGGCCAGAGGATCTTCATCGTCAATGTCGAGGGGTATGTCTGCGTCGTGCCGTTTGTTGAAGATGACGAGGTCATCTTCATGAAGACGATCGTTCCCAGTCGAAAGATGACGAAGCTGTATCTTGGAGGTGCTGCATCATGA
- the tsaB gene encoding tRNA (adenosine(37)-N6)-threonylcarbamoyltransferase complex dimerization subunit type 1 TsaB yields the protein MKALGIETSHGTGRLALVGGGQPPREGEGLPGNRHSASLVRLLEELLNRAGWRKEDVGLIGVGTGPGSFTGLRVGLALAGGLARGLGIPLYGVGSFPAAAAGFGEAEEISVVSDARRGRLYAARFRREAAWVETVRGPEIVSAGEIGDYVRGSLAISPDAERLRRELPGFAPRPCRPSPLAVAGRALALAEAGILPAPGTALPVYLETGAYRRKTG from the coding sequence ATGAAAGCCCTCGGGATTGAGACTTCTCACGGGACCGGGCGCCTGGCCCTAGTCGGCGGGGGACAACCGCCGCGGGAAGGCGAGGGCCTTCCCGGGAACCGGCATTCGGCTTCTCTTGTCCGCCTGCTCGAGGAACTCCTGAATCGGGCCGGGTGGAGAAAGGAAGACGTGGGCCTGATCGGGGTGGGAACGGGTCCGGGTTCGTTTACCGGTCTGCGGGTCGGCCTCGCCCTGGCCGGAGGGTTGGCCCGGGGGCTGGGCATACCGCTCTACGGCGTCGGAAGTTTCCCCGCCGCCGCCGCCGGGTTCGGCGAGGCCGAAGAGATTTCGGTCGTTTCCGACGCCCGCCGGGGCAGGCTCTATGCCGCCCGCTTCCGAAGGGAAGCAGCGTGGGTGGAAACCGTGCGCGGCCCTGAAATCGTATCCGCCGGGGAGATCGGGGACTACGTCCGCGGTTCCCTGGCGATCAGCCCGGACGCGGAACGGTTGCGGCGGGAGCTGCCCGGTTTCGCTCCGCGGCCCTGCCGCCCCTCTCCCCTGGCCGTGGCCGGGCGTGCCCTGGCCCTGGCCGAAGCCGGGATTCTCCCGGCGCCGGGGACCGCGCTCCCCGTCTACCTCGAAACCGGGGCCTATCGGAGAAAAACCGGATGA
- the alr gene encoding alanine racemase, with protein sequence MRTLPANLFKTWAEIDLGAIAGNIRAVRERCGAGVKILVGVKADAYGHGVFPVARTAIKAGAEWLGVSHVKEALELRGYFPEVPILILSSGMAGHTEFIIRNRLTPVVCSLEIARDLAAAAKETGTIARAHVMVDTGMGRIGVWHETAPEFIRQFAGIDGVVIEGICSHFACADEEDTAFTREQYARFRRVLEKVEAAGIRAPLRHIANSGALLSIPEADLDLVRPGLMVYGIPPAPHLTRSIDLKPALTLKTQVAFLKTVQPGRTISYGRSYVAGKETRIATLPIGYADGFSRAHSNRGQVLIRGERAPIVGNVTMDQLMVDVGHIPGAAVGDEAVLIGRQGEEEITATECAERIGTISYEVLSQLGKRVSRVYLDGEEAKSRGQRA encoded by the coding sequence ATGAGGACGCTCCCGGCCAACCTGTTCAAGACCTGGGCGGAGATCGACCTGGGCGCGATCGCAGGTAACATCCGCGCCGTCAGGGAACGCTGCGGGGCCGGGGTGAAAATCCTGGTGGGCGTGAAGGCGGACGCGTACGGACACGGGGTTTTCCCGGTCGCGCGGACCGCGATCAAGGCCGGGGCGGAATGGCTGGGAGTCTCCCACGTCAAGGAGGCACTGGAGTTGCGCGGCTATTTCCCGGAAGTCCCCATTCTCATCCTCAGTTCCGGGATGGCCGGCCACACCGAGTTCATCATCCGCAACCGCCTCACCCCCGTGGTCTGTTCCCTGGAGATCGCCCGGGACCTGGCCGCGGCCGCCAAGGAAACGGGCACCATCGCCCGGGCCCACGTCATGGTCGACACCGGGATGGGCCGGATCGGGGTATGGCACGAAACCGCCCCCGAATTCATCCGCCAGTTCGCCGGCATCGACGGGGTGGTCATCGAGGGAATCTGCTCGCATTTCGCCTGCGCCGACGAAGAAGATACCGCCTTCACCCGGGAACAGTACGCCCGGTTCCGCCGGGTCCTGGAAAAAGTCGAGGCCGCGGGAATCAGGGCCCCGCTTCGCCATATCGCCAACAGCGGGGCCCTCCTCAGTATCCCCGAAGCCGACCTCGACCTGGTCAGGCCGGGGCTGATGGTGTACGGGATCCCGCCCGCTCCCCACCTGACCCGGTCGATCGACCTCAAGCCCGCGCTCACCCTCAAGACCCAGGTGGCGTTTCTGAAGACCGTCCAGCCCGGCCGCACCATCAGTTACGGGCGCAGTTACGTGGCCGGCAAGGAAACCCGGATCGCCACCCTCCCCATCGGCTACGCCGACGGCTTCAGCCGGGCCCATTCCAACCGGGGCCAGGTCCTGATCCGCGGGGAACGGGCCCCGATCGTGGGCAACGTGACCATGGACCAGCTCATGGTCGACGTCGGGCACATCCCCGGCGCCGCCGTCGGCGACGAGGCCGTACTCATCGGGCGGCAGGGGGAGGAGGAGATCACCGCCACCGAGTGCGCGGAACGGATCGGCACGATCTCCTACGAGGTCCTCTCCCAGCTGGGGAAACGGGTTTCCCGGGTCTATCTCGACGGGGAAGAAGCAAAGAGCAGAGGGCAGAGGGCATAG
- a CDS encoding ribbon-helix-helix protein, CopG family — protein sequence MKTAMISIRLDDDLQELLDEASRRAHKSRSEVAREALRRQLRLNQLNSLRRRIMPYAEAQGYLTDDDVFADVS from the coding sequence ATGAAAACGGCCATGATATCGATTCGCCTTGATGACGACCTGCAAGAGTTGCTCGACGAAGCCAGCCGTAGGGCACACAAATCCCGGAGCGAGGTCGCGCGCGAAGCGTTGCGCAGACAACTGCGCTTGAACCAATTGAATTCGCTTCGGCGACGCATCATGCCTTATGCCGAAGCACAAGGCTATTTGACCGATGATGATGTCTTCGCTGACGTGTCGTGA
- a CDS encoding plasma-membrane proton-efflux P-type ATPase: protein MTENKKEIRKKDRELEEMALDDLRRELKTSEEGLTDAEAQARVAVYGYNEMEEKHQSVWLKFFSFFWGPIPWMIEVAAILSAVVRHWEELYIIVFLLVFNAVIGFWQERKADNALDALKNALALKAQVRRGGAWKEVPARELVPGDYVRIVQGDIIPADAKLDEGKYLSVDESALTGESLPVNKQSGAPVFSGSVARQGEMTAFVIGTGMNTRFGRIGRLVEKAGAVSHLQKAVLHIADFLIYISLGLAALLVIFQLARGDHLITVFQFVLILVVASIPVALPAVISVTMALGALTLSKDKAIVSRLQSIEEIAGVDTLCSDKTGTLTQNKLTLGEIQTVGGTAEQAVVLAAALASEIENPDPIDQAVIKGLADRNALGGYRQADFVPFDPVHKRTEAKIEKDGKTFRVTKGAPQVILGLSRPDPETEKEVRRIVDEFAAKGYRTLGVARAEGDDGAWTLLGILPLSDPPREDSAEVISRAEEQGLDVKMVTGDNLAIAREIGGKLGLGTRILAADKTFSEDEDVENLGAKTVDAIEQANGFAQVYPEHKYGIVKSLQKRGHIVAMTGDGVNDAPALKQAEVGIAVSGATNAARSAAALVLTLPGLSVIVRAIEESRRIFERMNSYTIYRITETIRILFFVTLTMIAFNFYPLNAVLIILLAVLNDLPIMFIAYDNTWLDPKPVRWNLRRVLTLSSTLGLIGVAETFGLLLIAMKIFGLSGPVLQSLIYLKLAVAGHLTLFVARTRQPFFSKPYPAPILLGAILGTQALAALIVGFGIFVAKIPWLYVGYVWGYCLVWLFIEDWAKLQVYHHLNLTGKHHRTFLDRLQRKLSGSSV from the coding sequence ATGACCGAGAATAAAAAAGAAATCAGGAAAAAGGACCGGGAATTGGAGGAGATGGCGCTGGACGACCTGCGGCGGGAGCTGAAAACCTCCGAGGAGGGGCTGACCGACGCCGAGGCCCAGGCCCGCGTCGCCGTGTACGGCTACAACGAGATGGAGGAAAAACACCAGAGCGTCTGGCTCAAGTTTTTCTCCTTCTTCTGGGGCCCGATCCCCTGGATGATCGAGGTGGCGGCGATCCTTTCGGCCGTGGTCCGGCACTGGGAAGAGCTCTACATCATCGTCTTTCTCCTGGTCTTCAACGCCGTCATCGGGTTCTGGCAGGAACGCAAGGCCGACAACGCCCTCGACGCACTCAAGAACGCACTGGCGCTCAAGGCCCAGGTCCGCCGGGGCGGAGCCTGGAAAGAGGTCCCGGCGCGGGAACTGGTCCCCGGCGATTACGTCCGCATCGTCCAGGGGGATATCATCCCCGCCGACGCCAAGCTGGACGAAGGCAAATACCTGAGCGTCGACGAGTCGGCCCTGACCGGCGAATCGCTCCCGGTGAACAAGCAGAGCGGCGCGCCGGTCTTCTCCGGGTCGGTCGCCCGCCAGGGGGAGATGACCGCGTTCGTCATCGGGACCGGCATGAACACCCGCTTCGGCCGCATCGGCCGCCTGGTGGAGAAAGCCGGCGCCGTCTCCCACCTGCAGAAGGCGGTGCTGCATATCGCGGATTTCCTTATCTACATCAGCCTGGGCCTGGCCGCGCTGCTGGTCATCTTCCAGCTGGCCCGGGGCGACCACCTGATCACGGTTTTCCAGTTCGTCCTCATTCTGGTGGTGGCCTCGATCCCGGTGGCGCTCCCCGCGGTCATCTCCGTGACCATGGCCCTGGGGGCGCTCACCCTGTCCAAGGACAAAGCCATCGTCTCCCGGCTGCAGTCGATCGAGGAGATCGCCGGGGTGGATACCCTCTGCAGCGATAAGACCGGGACCTTGACCCAGAACAAACTTACCCTGGGCGAAATCCAGACCGTGGGGGGAACGGCCGAACAGGCGGTGGTGCTGGCCGCCGCCCTGGCCTCCGAGATCGAAAACCCCGACCCCATCGACCAGGCCGTGATCAAGGGCCTGGCGGATCGGAACGCGCTCGGCGGTTACCGGCAGGCGGACTTCGTCCCCTTCGACCCCGTCCACAAGCGCACCGAGGCCAAAATCGAAAAGGACGGGAAGACCTTCCGCGTCACCAAGGGGGCGCCCCAGGTGATCCTCGGGCTGAGCCGGCCGGACCCGGAGACGGAGAAGGAGGTGCGCCGGATCGTCGACGAATTCGCCGCCAAAGGGTACCGCACCCTCGGCGTCGCCCGCGCCGAAGGAGACGACGGCGCCTGGACCCTCTTGGGGATTCTCCCTCTCTCCGACCCTCCCCGGGAGGATTCCGCCGAGGTGATCAGCCGGGCGGAGGAACAGGGACTGGACGTCAAGATGGTGACGGGGGACAACCTCGCCATCGCCCGGGAGATCGGCGGCAAGCTGGGCCTGGGAACCAGGATCCTGGCGGCGGACAAGACCTTCAGCGAGGACGAGGACGTCGAGAACCTGGGGGCGAAAACCGTCGATGCCATCGAGCAGGCCAACGGCTTCGCCCAGGTCTACCCCGAGCACAAATACGGAATCGTGAAGTCGCTGCAGAAGCGGGGCCATATCGTGGCCATGACCGGCGACGGGGTCAACGACGCTCCGGCGCTGAAGCAGGCCGAAGTGGGCATCGCGGTTTCCGGCGCCACCAACGCCGCCCGGTCGGCCGCCGCCCTGGTCTTGACCCTGCCGGGGCTTTCCGTGATCGTGCGCGCGATCGAGGAGTCGCGGCGCATCTTCGAGCGCATGAACAGCTACACCATCTACCGGATCACGGAGACCATCCGGATCCTGTTCTTCGTCACCCTGACGATGATCGCCTTCAACTTCTATCCCCTGAATGCGGTTCTGATCATTCTCCTGGCGGTGCTGAACGACCTGCCCATCATGTTCATCGCCTACGACAACACCTGGCTCGATCCCAAGCCGGTGCGCTGGAACCTCCGACGCGTCCTCACCCTCTCTTCCACGCTCGGACTGATCGGGGTCGCCGAAACCTTCGGGCTGCTGCTGATCGCCATGAAGATATTCGGACTGTCGGGCCCCGTCCTCCAATCCCTGATCTATCTCAAGCTGGCGGTGGCGGGGCATCTGACGCTTTTCGTGGCCCGAACCCGGCAGCCCTTCTTCTCCAAGCCCTATCCCGCCCCGATCCTTCTGGGGGCGATTCTGGGCACTCAGGCCCTCGCCGCCCTGATCGTCGGGTTCGGGATCTTCGTGGCCAAGATCCCCTGGCTGTACGTGGGCTACGTCTGGGGCTACTGCCTGGTCTGGCTCTTCATCGAGGACTGGGCCAAGCTCCAGGTCTACCACCACCTCAACCTGACGGGGAAACACCACCGGACCTTCCTCGACCGGCTTCAGCGCAAGCTTTCCGGCAGCTCCGTCTGA
- a CDS encoding type II toxin-antitoxin system PemK/MazF family toxin has protein sequence MRRGELYRVKRPSSRDPRKFRVFAVVSRQVLIDSRFATVICAPVYTAYEGLTTQVLIGPDEGMKHDCGIHCDELVSIPKSMLTDFVSTLHREKMLMLDEALKAALELHGD, from the coding sequence GTGAGGCGCGGCGAACTCTATCGAGTCAAGCGCCCCTCATCCCGCGACCCCCGGAAATTCCGGGTGTTTGCCGTCGTCAGCAGACAAGTGCTGATCGACTCGCGGTTCGCAACGGTCATCTGTGCCCCCGTCTACACAGCATACGAGGGATTAACAACACAGGTACTGATCGGTCCGGACGAAGGGATGAAGCACGACTGCGGCATCCATTGCGACGAGCTTGTCAGTATTCCGAAATCCATGCTCACTGACTTCGTCAGCACGCTTCATCGAGAGAAGATGCTCATGCTGGACGAGGCACTGAAAGCTGCACTCGAGCTGCATGGCGATTGA